A region of the Pseudomonas asiatica genome:
GCATCGCCCTGATCGAACTGGCCGACCTGGAAGACCCGGATGGCTTGCCATGGCTAACCGATGCACTGCTGGTGGATGCCGCCGACGAGGTGCGTGCCGAGGCCGCGCGCCTGCTCGAGGCCTGGGAAGAACCCGAAGTTGTGCAGGCCCTGTGCGCTGCGCTGGCCGATGCTGCCGAGCCGGTACGGCTGGCTGCCGCCCAGAGCCTCAGCGAACTCAAGAGCCTTGAAACCGGTCAGCTGATCCTGCCATGGGTCAAGCATGCCGATGCCTTCGTCCGTGCCAGCGCCCTGCGTGCCTTGCGCGAGCTGCGCCTGGAGGATGCTGCAGAGCCTGCACTGCTGGCCCTGGCCGATGGCGACGCCGCGGTCCGGCGTGAGGCAGTGGGTATTCTTGGCTGGCTCAAGCACCAGCCGGCATTGCCAGCATTGGCAAAGCTTGCCGCAGACGAGCCGGACACCGAGGTGCGCCGCGCGGCCATTGGTGCGCTGGGCCTCGCCCGCGACAGCGCGGTGGTGCCAGCATTGGTGGCTGCATTGGCTGACAAGGCCTGGCAAGTGCGCGAAGAAGCCGCCACCACGCTAGGCAAGGTGGGCCTGGCCCCAGCAGGCCCGGCACTGGTAAATGCCCTTGCCGATGACTTCTGGCAAGTCCGTCTGCGTGCGGCGCGGTCCCTGGGGCGGCTGCGTCATGTTGCGGCCCTGGACGCGCTTGGCGAGTTGCTCGGCCACGGCATTGCCAACCTGCGCAAGGAGGCGGCTCTGGCCCTGGGTGAGCTGGGCCAGGCGCGTGCCTTGCCGGTGCTGCAGGCCGCCGAGGCCGATAGCGACCCCGAGGTGCGCAAGGCTGTGCGGATCGCCATGGCGCAACTGCGCGGGGCCTCCTGATGAACGCCCCGCAAGCTATTCGCAACATGCGCGGGCCCGGGCAACTGGTGCTGCAATGGCAAGACGGCGAACACAGCCTCAGCCATGCCCGCCTGCGCGGTGCTTGCCCCTGTTCACAATGCCGAGCGGCACGGCTGCAGGGGAGCATCAGCCTGGTTCGCGATGACGTGCGCGTGGTGCAAATCGAGCCGCAAGGATATGGCGTGCAGCTGGTGTTCAGCGATGGGCATGAGCGGGGTATCTACCCTTGGGCTTACCTGCGTGACCTCAGTGCCCGGTGAGACCTGAATTCGCAAGCGGTCCGCGTACCCTGTGGGAGCGGCTTTAGCCGCGAAGAATCCAACTCGGTGCATGGCACCGGCTGCGCCGGTGTTCGCGGCTAAAGCCGCTCCCACAGGGGCCCTGCTAATTCAGTGAGTCATGGGCATTTCTATGAGTACGGGCCCGTTCCCACAGGCTCAGAGCGCAATCAGCTCCGGCCTCAGCCCTTCGACCCGGCGCACCGGCGGCGTCAGGTAGCCGCCATCCCCGGTGATCTGGTGCAGCACCTTCTCCCGCAGCTCGTGAAGTGCCACGCCCGTACGCAACCGTGGGTGTGGCAGGTCGATCTCCACCACCGACTTGATCCGCCCCGGGCGCGGCTCCAGAACCACCACCCGGTCGGCCAGGTAGGTGGCCTCCTCGGCGTCATGGGTGACCAGCAGCGTGGTGATGCCGGCACGTTCGCGAATGGCCAGCAGCTCGTCCTGCAGTTGCTGGCGGGTCAGCGCATCCAGCGCGCCGAACGGTTCGTCGAGCAGCAGGATACGCGGGCTGGCTACCAGGCCTCGGGCGATCGCCACGCGCTGCGCCATGCCGCCGGACAGCTGGTGTGGGTAGGCCGACTCGAAGCCGACCAGCCCCACCAGTTGCACGAATTCGTGTACCCGCC
Encoded here:
- a CDS encoding HEAT repeat domain-containing protein codes for the protein MTERTTDNPDILALLPRLGAADAGVRRIALIELADLEDPDGLPWLTDALLVDAADEVRAEAARLLEAWEEPEVVQALCAALADAAEPVRLAAAQSLSELKSLETGQLILPWVKHADAFVRASALRALRELRLEDAAEPALLALADGDAAVRREAVGILGWLKHQPALPALAKLAADEPDTEVRRAAIGALGLARDSAVVPALVAALADKAWQVREEAATTLGKVGLAPAGPALVNALADDFWQVRLRAARSLGRLRHVAALDALGELLGHGIANLRKEAALALGELGQARALPVLQAAEADSDPEVRKAVRIAMAQLRGAS
- a CDS encoding DUF971 domain-containing protein is translated as MNAPQAIRNMRGPGQLVLQWQDGEHSLSHARLRGACPCSQCRAARLQGSISLVRDDVRVVQIEPQGYGVQLVFSDGHERGIYPWAYLRDLSAR
- a CDS encoding ABC transporter ATP-binding protein, translated to MNAFNTSHLHAANQPDVTPPLVSFEGVGKVFSVDGQPLEAIRNFNLSINQGEFIAIVGASGCGKSTLLRLLVGLDTDYSGNIRVDGHTVSGIGSERGIVFQEHRLFPWLSVEQNIALGLVNEPLTQGERARRVHEFVQLVGLVGFESAYPHQLSGGMAQRVAIARGLVASPRILLLDEPFGALDALTRQQLQDELLAIRERAGITTLLVTHDAEEATYLADRVVVLEPRPGRIKSVVEIDLPHPRLRTGVALHELREKVLHQITGDGGYLTPPVRRVEGLRPELIAL